In one Candidatus Neomarinimicrobiota bacterium genomic region, the following are encoded:
- a CDS encoding FliH/SctL family protein codes for SYNLGFQDGLGAEREQHRQKLEAHAQQFRELAERLEKEFDQALTRMEEPLLRMSFHISEKILTTPLPESFRNEALTGTIQSFLKEVLHEGSVVVHVSPGNLAFVQSEEMSEKFKQSFPGRIRFVADDSLGSGECLVETPEHIIDGRYRNQLAILESKLL; via the coding sequence TCATATAACCTGGGATTTCAAGATGGATTGGGTGCTGAGCGGGAACAACACAGACAAAAGTTGGAAGCTCATGCGCAGCAATTCAGGGAACTGGCCGAACGACTGGAGAAGGAATTCGATCAGGCCTTGACTCGTATGGAGGAGCCCCTGTTGCGCATGAGCTTCCACATTTCTGAGAAAATCCTGACCACGCCCCTGCCCGAGTCCTTTCGGAACGAGGCCTTAACGGGCACTATCCAGTCCTTCCTGAAAGAGGTGCTTCACGAAGGAAGCGTTGTGGTTCACGTCTCACCGGGGAACCTGGCTTTCGTGCAGTCGGAGGAGATGTCTGAAAAGTTCAAGCAATCCTTCCCCGGCAGGATCCGATTTGTGGCCGATGATAGCCTGGGATCCGGTGAATGCCTGGTGGAGACACCCGAGCATATTATTGACGGCCGGTACCGGAATCAGCTGGCGATACTGGAGAGCAAGCTCCTATGA